A region of Vitis vinifera cultivar Pinot Noir 40024 chromosome 13, ASM3070453v1 DNA encodes the following proteins:
- the HT19 gene encoding sugar transport protein 8 translates to MTKIEKVGSFESKITVYVVVCWVLAACGGLMFGYDIGISGGVTAMDDFLIKFFPAVYQRKLRAKEDNYCKYDNQYLQLFTSSLYLAALISSFAASKMCSKLGRKPTIFVASAFFLCGSLLSAAAQRIWMIILARVLLGVGVGFGNEAVPLFLSEIAPVQHRGAVNILFQLFITIGILFANLVNYGASKIHPWGWRLSLGLASLPAAFLFVGSVVIIETPASLVERNQESQGLSTLKKIRGVEDVDAEFEHIKMACEAAREVKDPFKTLMKRSSMPPLIIGVMMQVFQQFTGINAIMFYAPVLFQTVGFKNDASLLSSVITGLVNVFSTLVSIYGVDRVGRRKLLLQACVQMFISQTAIGAILLVHLKGSNSLDEGLAGLVVVLVCLFVMSFAWSWGPLGWLIPSETFPLEIRTSGFACAVSSNMLFTFIIAQAFLSMMCHMRAFIFFFFAAWIVAMGLFVLFLLPETKNVPIDAMVERVWKQHPVWKRFMDDYDGKEDVKNVGMII, encoded by the exons ATGACAAAGATCGAAAAGGTTGGTAGCTTTGAATCGAAAATCACCGTATATGTGGTAGTTTGTTGGGTTCTAGCGGCCTGTGGAGGTCTGATGTTCGGCTACGACATCGGAATTTCAG GTGGAGTGACGGCCATGGATGACTTCCTCATCAAGTTCTTTCCGGCCGTTTATCAAAGAAAGCTTCGTGCGAAGGAAGACAACTACTGCAAGTATGACAATCAATACCTTCAGCTTTTCACATCTTCACTCTATCTTGCTGCTCTCATTTCCAGCTTTGCTGCCTCAAAGATGTGCTCCAAATTGGGTCGAAAGCCCACGATTTTCGTGGCATCTGCCTTTTTCTTGTGTGGCAGTCTCTTGAGCGCGGCCGCTCAACGAATTTGGATGATCATCCTTGCCAGGGTTCTTCTAGGTGTTGGGGTGGGCTTTGGCAATGAG gCTGTTCCTCTATTTTTGTCGGAGATTGCACCAGTCCAGCATCGAGGAGCTGTAAACATTCTCTTCCAACTCTTCATTACAATAGGGATTTTGTTCGCAAATTTGGTAAACTATGGCGCGTCCAAGATTCATCCATGGGGATGGAGACTGTCTTTAGGCCTTGCATCCCTTCCGGCTGCCTTCCTATTTGTAGGCTCTGTGGTCATCATTGAAACACCGGCGAGCCTGGTCGAGCGTAATCAAGAATCTCAAGGGCTATCGACGCTTAAGAAGATAAGGGGAGTAGAAGATGTTGATGCGGAGTTTGAACATATTAAAATGGCTTGCGAGGCAGCACGAGAGGTCAAGGATCCATTCAAGACACTCATGAAGCGCTCTAGCATGCCCCCACTAATCATTGGCGTTATGATGCAAGTGTTTCAGCAGTTTACGGGGATCAATGCTATCATGTTTTATGCACCGGTTTTGTTTCAGACCGTCGGGTTTAAGAATGACGCATCTTTGTTGTCCTCTGTCATCACCGGACTTGTGAATGTTTTCAGCACGTTGGTCTCGATCTATGGTGTTGACAGGGTCGGGAGGAGGAAACTGCTTCTCCAAGCTTGCGTCCAGATGTTCATAAGCCAG ACTGCAATTGGAGCAATCCTACTAGTTCACTTGAAAGGTTCGAACTCTCTGGACGAAGGACTAGCAGGGCTTGTGGTGGTGCTAGTGTGTTTGTTTGTTATGTCCTTTGCATGGTCATGGGGTCCTCTTGGTTGGTTGATACCCAGTGAAACTTTTCCTCTGGAGATAAGAACTTCCGGGTTTGCATGTGCAGTGAGCTCCAACATGCTCTTCACCTTCATCATTGCTCAGGCATTCTTGTCGATGATGTGCCACATGCGtgccttcatatttttcttctttgctgCTTGGATAGTGGCCATGGGGTTGTTCGTGTTATTCCTCTTGCCCGAGACGAAGAATGTGCCGATTGATGCCATGGTTGAGAGGGTGTGGAAGCAGCACCCGGTCTGGAAGAGATTCATGGATGATTATGATGGTAAAGAAGACGTAAAAAATGTTGGGATGATCATATGA
- the LOC100253388 gene encoding sugar transport protein 8: MTKIEKVGSFESKITVYVVVCWVLAACGGLMFGYDIGISGGVTAMDDFLIKFFPAVYQRKLRAKEDNYCKYDNQYLQLFTSSLYLAALVSSFAASKMCSKLGRKPTIFVASAFFLCGSLLSAAAQRIWMIILARVLLGVGVGFGNEAVPLFLSEIAPVQHRGAVNILFQLFITIGILFANLVNYGASKIHPWGWRLSLGLASLPAAFLFVGSVVIIETPASLVERNQESQGLSTLKKIRGVEDVDAEFEQIKMACEAAREVKDPFKTLMKRSSMPPLIIGVMMQVFQQFTGINAIMFYAPVLFQTVGFKNDASLLSSVITGLVNVFSTLVSIYGVDRVGRRKLLLQACVQMFISQTAIGAILLVHLKGSNSLDEGLAGLVVVLVCLFVMSFAWSWGPLGWLIPSETFPLEIRTSGFACAVSSNMLFTFIIAQAFLSMMCHMRAFIFFFFAAWIVVMGLFVLFLLPETKNVPIDAMVERVWKQHPVWKRFMDDYDGKEGVKNVGMII, from the exons ATGACAAAGATCGAAAAGGTTGGTAGCTTTGAATCGAAAATCACCGTTTATGTGGTAGTTTGTTGGGTTCTAGCGGCCTGTGGAGGCCTGATGTTCGGCTACGACATCGGAATTTCAG GTGGAGTGACGGCCATGGATGACTTCCTCATCAAGTTCTTTCCGGCCGTTTATCAAAGAAAGCTTCGTGCGAAGGAAGACAACTACTGCAAGTATGACAATCAATACCTTCAGCTTTTCACATCTTCACTCTATCTTGCTGCTCTCGTTTCCAGCTTTGCTGCCTCAAAGATGTGCTCCAAATTGGGTCGAAAGCCCACGATTTTCGTGGCATCTGCCTTTTTCTTGTGTGGCAGTCTCTTGAGCGCGGCCGCTCAACGAATTTGGATGATCATCCTTGCCAGGGTTCTTCTAGGTGTTGGGGTGGGCTTTGGCAATGAG gCTGTTCCTCTATTTTTGTCGGAGATTGCACCAGTCCAGCATCGAGGAGCTGTAAACATTCTCTTCCAACTCTTCATTACAATAGGGATTTTGTTCGCAAATTTGGTAAACTATGGCGCGTCCAAGATTCATCCATGGGGATGGAGACTGTCTTTAGGCCTTGCATCCCTTCCGGCTGCCTTCCTATTTGTAGGCTCTGTGGTCATCATTGAAACACCGGCGAGCCTGGTCGAGCGTAATCAAGAATCTCAAGGGCTATCGACGCTTAAGAAGATAAGGGGAGTAGAAGATGTTGATGCGGAGTTTGAACAGATTAAAATGGCTTGCGAGGCAGCACGAGAGGTCAAGGATCCATTCAAGACACTCATGAAGCGCTCTAGCATGCCCCCACTAATCATTGGCGTTATGATGCAAGTGTTTCAGCAGTTTACGGGGATCAATGCTATCATGTTTTATGCACCGGTGTTGTTTCAGACCGTCGGGTTTAAGAATGACGCATCTTTGTTGTCCTCTGTCATCACCGGACTTGTGAATGTTTTCAGCACGTTGGTCTCGATCTATGGTGTTGACAGGGTCGGGAGGAGGAAACTGCTTCTCCAAGCTTGCGTCCAGATGTTCATAAGTCAG ACTGCAATTGGAGCAATCCTACTAGTTCATTTGAAAGGTTCGAACTCTCTGGACGAAGGACTAGCAGGGCTTGTAGTGGTGCTAGTGTGTTTGTTTGTTATGTCCTTTGCATGGTCATGGGGTCCTCTTGGTTGGTTGATACCCAGCGAAACTTTTCCTCTGGAGATAAGAACTTCCGGGTTTGCATGTGCAGTGAGCTCCAACATGCTCTTCACCTTCATCATTGCTCAGGCATTCTTGTCGATGATGTGCCACATGCGtgccttcatatttttcttctttgctgCTTGGATTGTGGTCATGGGGTTGTTCGTGTTATTCCTCTTGCCTGAGACAAAGAATGTGCCAATTGATGCCATGGTTGAGAGGGTGTGGAAGCAGCACCCGGTCTGGAAGAGATTCATGGATGATTATGATGGTAAAGAAGGCGTAAAAAATGTTGGGATGATCATATGA
- the LOC100249909 gene encoding uncharacterized protein LOC100249909 produces the protein MAVCKIGFLTWVLFVIVGILISDGNFVSSQGQCDFQALQVCWDYVKKEGDMIPPSPECCNAIKNSDVQCICQHLPPAVCPLISMKKVAYVAEYCKKPLSGQKCGSCPL, from the exons ATGGCAGTTTGCAAGATCGGTTTCTTGACTTGGGTTCTCTTTGTTATTGTTGGAATCTTGATCTCCGATGGCAACTTTGTGTCCAGCCAAGGTCAATGCGACTTTCAGGCCCTGCAGGTGTGCTGGGATTACGTTAAGAAGGAAGGTGACATGATTCCACCATCTCCAGAATGCTGTAACGCCATCAAGAACTCGGACGTGCAATGCATCTGCCAGCATTTGCCTCCCGCGGTGTGTCCTCTTATTAGCATGAAGAAGGTGGCCTATGTCGCGGAATACTGCAAAAAACCACTTAGCGGACAGAAATGTGGAT CTTGCCCACTCTGA